One stretch of Zingiber officinale cultivar Zhangliang chromosome 6B, Zo_v1.1, whole genome shotgun sequence DNA includes these proteins:
- the LOC121988747 gene encoding stress response protein NST1-like: MSALVDYAASDEEEEIDEVKESAAPPLSSPSPPRLPASIPPPNSRNRGNMATNQHPNVISPLPPPSLEGLPSVSALFAAPSPALQSNQMVGNDHSSRVAAAVAESASRKRQENGSNNHQPPKKHPRGKLLHLRNVPDTHDGSLVPPQLRGRSNVVTEDIGKLFVSRRTE; the protein is encoded by the exons ATGTCAGCGCTGGTGGATTACGCCGCCTCCGACGAAGAGGAAGAGATCGACGAGGTGAAGGAATCTGCTGCTCCTCCTCTCTCTTCACCCTCTCCGCCGCGGCTGCCGGCTTCGATTCCGCCTCCTAATTCCCGGAATCG TGGTAACATGGCAACAAATCAACATCCAAATGTAATCTCTCCCTTGCCACCGCCATCACTGGAGGGACTCCCAAGTGTATCAGCTCTATTTGCTGCACCATCACCTGCTTTGCAATCAAACCAAATGGTTGGCAATGACCATTCCTCTAGAGTTGCTGCAGCAGTTGCAGAAAGTGCATCACGAAAGAGACAAGAAAATGGATCAAACAATCATCAACCGCCTAAGAAGCATCCTAGAGGAAAATTATTACATCTAAGAAATGTTCCGGACACACATGATGGCTCGTTAGTACCACCCCAGCTCCGTGGAAG GAGTAATGTGGTTACTGAAGATATAGGGAAGTTATTTGTTAGCAGGCGCACGGAATAA